The following proteins come from a genomic window of Pectobacterium actinidiae:
- the hemG gene encoding menaquinone-dependent protoporphyrinogen IX dehydrogenase, whose product MKALIVFSSRDGQTRAIASYIANTLKGVLECDVVNVLNTNDIDLGQYDRVLIGASVRYGRFHPAVNQFIHKHLVSLQQMPSAFFSVNLTARKPEKRTIQTNAYTRKFLLNSPWQPDLCCVFAGALRYPRYRWFDRVMIQLIMRMTGGETDSTKEIEYTDWQQVARFAQDFAQLAVKNPA is encoded by the coding sequence ATGAAAGCTTTGATCGTGTTTTCGAGTCGGGATGGGCAAACAAGAGCGATTGCCTCCTATATCGCGAATACGCTGAAAGGAGTCTTGGAGTGCGATGTTGTTAACGTACTCAATACGAATGATATCGATCTGGGCCAATACGATCGGGTTCTGATTGGGGCATCGGTTCGGTACGGGCGCTTTCATCCTGCGGTAAATCAATTTATCCATAAGCATTTGGTTTCTCTGCAACAGATGCCCAGCGCGTTCTTCTCAGTGAACCTCACTGCACGTAAGCCAGAAAAGCGCACAATACAAACCAATGCCTATACGCGTAAGTTTTTACTGAATTCTCCTTGGCAACCGGATCTGTGTTGTGTGTTCGCGGGGGCGCTGCGTTATCCGCGTTATCGTTGGTTCGATCGGGTAATGATTCAACTTATTATGCGTATGACGGGCGGTGAAACGGATAGCACTAAAGAGATTGAATATACAGACTGGCAGCAGGTTGCCCGTTTCGCACAGGATTTCGCCCAATTGGCGGTGAAAAATCCGGCATAA